In Desulfuromonas sp. KJ2020, a single window of DNA contains:
- a CDS encoding DUF6125 family protein yields the protein MSSAARAGDEGIRLLYNLSKEDLVKIIVDDAKNWLAHDGLWFQAIERRYGMEVAVEADIEAWRYFTVIEARRIMERLGLQPGGGIPALVECLKHRFYARLNLQECIEQTETRVVFRMLDCRVQSARKRKGLPDHPCKSVGLVEYGEFAKTIDPRLTTRCLACPPDPHPEDFWCAWEFTLQD from the coding sequence ATGTCAAGCGCGGCCCGGGCAGGCGATGAGGGTATCCGCCTGCTGTACAACCTGAGCAAGGAAGACCTGGTGAAAATCATTGTCGATGACGCCAAGAACTGGCTGGCCCATGACGGCCTCTGGTTTCAGGCCATCGAACGACGCTACGGTATGGAGGTGGCGGTGGAGGCCGATATCGAAGCCTGGCGTTATTTCACCGTCATTGAAGCCAGGCGCATCATGGAACGGCTCGGTCTGCAGCCGGGTGGCGGCATCCCCGCCCTGGTGGAGTGTCTCAAGCACCGCTTCTATGCCCGCCTGAACCTGCAGGAATGCATCGAGCAGACAGAGACCCGGGTGGTGTTCCGCATGCTTGACTGCCGTGTGCAGTCGGCCCGCAAACGCAAGGGACTGCCGGATCATCCCTGCAAGTCGGTGGGCCTGGTCGAGTACGGGGAGTTCGCCAAAACCATCGATCCGCGCCTGACCACCCGGTGCCTCGCCTGTCCGCCCGACCCGCATCCGGAGGATTTCTGGTGCGCCTGGGAATTTACCCTGCAGGACTGA
- the icmF gene encoding fused isobutyryl-CoA mutase/GTPase IcmF — MHNRIEPYKSQHKLRFVTATSLFDGHDVSINIVRRLLQASGAEVIHLGHNRSVDEIVTAAIQEDAHGINISSYQGGHVEFFKYTMDLLRERGAGHIKVFGGGGGVIIPEEAQEIEAYGVTKIFSPEDGRRLGLQGMINFMLQQCDFSLTRDPDEELQKLAAQDIRAINTIISLAEDSVHAGSEGGYARLRDQVKSRVRAVPVVGVTGTGGAGKSSLCDELVLRFLRDFPDKSVAILAVDPSRQRTGGALLGDRIRMNSIAGKRVYMRSLATRDSRSELSLAIQDALDVVRASGFDLVIVETSGIGQGDASVVPICDLSLYVMTSEFGAPTQLEKIDMLDFADLIAINKFERKGSEDALRNVKKQVRRNRNQFEVPDEAIPVYGTIASQFNDPGVSVLYLALLEQLNEKRQLDWRSKLQVVDGDSLSKTVIPADRIHYLGEIVQTVRGYRQNVAQQSEVARTLGQLKATLAQLPEGLAAAEEVAGLIQKTEARLHEEPRQLLECWDELKQAYRQDALVTRVRDREIRTELYSTSLSGTRIPRVSLPRYTDQGDILRWLMLENLPGYFPYTAGVFPFKRAEEDPKRQFAGEGSPERTNRRFHYLCQDDGAKRLSTAFDSVTLYGADPDTPPDIYGKVGESGVSICNVEDMRKLFDGFDLCAPSTSVSMTINGPAPAMLAMFFNVAIDQQVEKFVTEQGRQPTADEMAQLKDATLQNVRGTVQADILKEDQGQNTCLFSIDFALKIMGDMQQYFIDQKVRNYYSVSISGYHIAEAGANPITQLALTLSNGFTYVEYYLSRGMHIDEFAPNLSFFFSNGLDPEYSVIGRVARRIWAVTMREKYGANERSQKLKYHIQTSGRSLHAQEMDFNDIRTTLQALIAIYDNCNSLHTNAYDEAVTTPTEESVRRAMAIQMIISKEFGLTKNENPVQGSFIIEELTDLVEEAVMLEFERLDHRGGVLGAMETQYQRSKIQDESMLYEHKKHNGDLPIVGVNTFLNARADEEGYEIPGELARATPEEKERQIANLRAFQKKHREVAPAALERLKDVAVAGGNIFEEMMETVKVASLGQITQALFEVGGRYRRNM; from the coding sequence ATGCACAACCGGATAGAGCCCTACAAGAGCCAGCATAAACTGCGTTTCGTGACCGCCACCAGTCTCTTCGACGGCCACGACGTTTCCATCAATATCGTTCGTCGCCTGCTGCAGGCTTCCGGGGCCGAGGTGATCCATCTGGGCCATAACCGTTCCGTCGACGAGATCGTCACGGCCGCCATTCAGGAGGATGCCCACGGCATCAATATCAGCAGCTACCAGGGCGGCCATGTCGAATTCTTCAAGTACACCATGGATCTGCTGCGGGAGCGCGGCGCCGGTCACATCAAGGTCTTCGGCGGCGGCGGCGGCGTCATCATCCCCGAGGAAGCCCAGGAAATCGAGGCCTACGGGGTGACCAAGATCTTTTCGCCGGAAGACGGTCGCCGCCTGGGACTGCAGGGGATGATCAACTTCATGCTGCAGCAGTGCGATTTCAGTCTGACGCGCGATCCCGACGAGGAATTGCAGAAGCTGGCCGCTCAGGACATCCGGGCCATCAACACCATTATTTCCCTGGCCGAAGACTCGGTCCATGCCGGCAGTGAAGGCGGTTATGCTCGGCTGCGGGATCAGGTCAAGAGCAGGGTGCGTGCGGTACCGGTGGTGGGAGTGACAGGCACCGGCGGCGCCGGCAAGAGCTCGCTGTGTGATGAGCTGGTGCTGCGTTTTTTGCGGGACTTTCCCGACAAGAGCGTCGCCATCCTCGCCGTCGATCCGTCCCGGCAGCGCACGGGAGGGGCGTTGCTGGGGGATCGTATCCGCATGAACTCCATCGCCGGCAAGCGCGTCTACATGCGCTCGCTGGCCACGCGCGATTCGCGCTCCGAGTTGTCCCTGGCCATCCAGGATGCTCTCGACGTGGTGCGCGCCTCCGGCTTCGACCTCGTCATCGTCGAGACCTCCGGCATCGGCCAGGGCGATGCTTCCGTGGTGCCCATCTGCGATCTTTCGCTCTACGTGATGACCTCCGAGTTCGGGGCGCCGACCCAGCTGGAGAAGATCGACATGCTCGATTTCGCCGATCTGATCGCCATCAACAAGTTCGAACGCAAAGGCTCGGAAGACGCCCTGCGCAACGTCAAGAAGCAGGTGCGGCGCAACCGCAATCAGTTCGAGGTCCCGGACGAGGCCATTCCCGTCTATGGCACCATCGCCTCCCAGTTCAACGATCCCGGCGTCTCCGTCCTCTACCTGGCCCTGCTGGAGCAGCTCAATGAAAAGCGTCAACTGGACTGGCGGTCGAAGCTGCAGGTTGTCGACGGCGACAGCCTGAGCAAGACGGTAATCCCCGCCGACCGTATTCATTATCTCGGGGAGATCGTCCAGACCGTGCGAGGCTATCGCCAGAACGTCGCGCAGCAAAGTGAGGTGGCCCGCACCCTCGGCCAGCTCAAAGCGACCCTGGCCCAGCTGCCGGAAGGGCTGGCGGCGGCCGAAGAGGTGGCCGGGCTGATCCAGAAGACGGAAGCCCGGCTGCATGAGGAGCCGCGCCAGCTGCTGGAGTGCTGGGACGAGCTGAAGCAGGCCTACCGACAGGACGCGCTGGTCACCCGGGTGCGCGACCGGGAAATCCGCACCGAACTTTACAGCACCAGCCTCTCGGGCACCCGCATCCCGCGGGTCAGCCTGCCGCGCTACACCGACCAGGGCGACATCCTGCGCTGGCTCATGCTGGAGAACCTGCCGGGCTACTTCCCCTACACGGCCGGCGTCTTCCCCTTCAAGCGGGCTGAAGAGGATCCCAAGCGCCAGTTCGCCGGGGAGGGGAGCCCCGAGCGCACCAACCGGCGCTTCCACTATCTCTGCCAGGACGACGGCGCCAAGCGGCTCTCCACCGCTTTCGACAGCGTCACCCTCTACGGGGCCGACCCCGACACGCCGCCGGATATCTACGGCAAGGTGGGTGAGAGCGGGGTCTCCATCTGCAATGTCGAGGACATGCGCAAACTTTTCGACGGCTTCGACCTGTGCGCGCCCTCGACCAGCGTCTCCATGACCATCAACGGCCCGGCCCCGGCCATGCTGGCTATGTTCTTCAACGTGGCCATCGACCAGCAGGTCGAGAAATTCGTGACAGAGCAGGGGCGGCAGCCGACTGCGGACGAGATGGCGCAGCTCAAAGACGCCACCCTGCAGAACGTGCGCGGCACCGTGCAGGCCGACATCCTCAAGGAAGACCAGGGCCAGAATACCTGCCTCTTCTCCATCGACTTCGCTCTCAAGATCATGGGGGACATGCAGCAGTACTTCATCGACCAGAAGGTGCGCAACTACTACTCCGTCTCCATCAGCGGCTATCACATTGCCGAGGCGGGGGCCAACCCCATCACCCAGCTGGCCCTGACCCTGTCCAACGGCTTCACCTACGTCGAGTACTATCTGTCGCGGGGGATGCACATCGACGAGTTCGCCCCCAACCTCTCTTTCTTCTTCAGCAACGGTCTCGACCCGGAGTATTCGGTCATCGGCCGGGTGGCACGGCGCATCTGGGCCGTGACCATGCGGGAGAAGTACGGCGCCAATGAACGCAGCCAGAAGCTGAAATACCACATTCAGACTTCGGGGCGCTCCCTGCACGCCCAGGAGATGGACTTCAACGACATCCGCACGACCCTGCAGGCCCTCATCGCCATCTACGACAACTGCAACTCCCTGCACACCAACGCCTACGACGAGGCGGTGACGACGCCGACGGAGGAGTCGGTGCGGCGGGCCATGGCCATCCAGATGATCATCTCCAAGGAGTTCGGCCTGACCAAGAACGAGAATCCCGTGCAGGGCTCTTTCATCATCGAGGAGCTGACCGATCTGGTGGAAGAGGCGGTCATGCTGGAGTTCGAGCGGCTCGATCATCGCGGCGGGGTACTCGGGGCCATGGAGACCCAGTATCAGCGCAGCAAGATTCAGGACGAATCGATGCTCTACGAACACAAGAAGCACAATGGTGACCTGCCCATTGTCGGCGTCAATACCTTCCTCAACGCTCGCGCCGATGAAGAGGGCTACGAGATCCCCGGTGAGCTGGCGCGGGCAACCCCCGAAGAAAAGGAGCGG